Proteins found in one Methylococcus sp. EFPC2 genomic segment:
- the nifA gene encoding nif-specific transcriptional activator NifA, giving the protein MQTVEKQDNLELVTIYEISKILGSSLDLGKTIREVLNVLSSHMHMCRCMIALVQDSGEVHIIEASGLSQDEIKRGRFQKGEGIIGKVINTGLPIVIPNIAEEPRFLNRTASRPLSADRVIAFVGIPIKISGATIGVLSIDREMNGYKGSLEHDVRLLKMVANLISQTLRLHQHVAEEREQMMHEQHRLQKEVRPKQGLVNVIGQSRSMQDVFVEVERAAAVNSTVLLRGESGTGKEMIANAIHQLSARSNGPFIRVNCAALSETLLESELFGHEKGAFTGATLERKGRFELADGGTLFLDEIGEISPAFQVKLLRVLQEREFERVGGNKPIQVDVRLIAATNRNLETAVTEGEFRADLYFRINVISIILPPLRDRREDIPSLVEHFLERFNRVNQRQVDLSQEAMQIMTECYWPGNVRELENCVERTAAMTKGKVIQDINLPCQRNMCFSIALRPITQIASPVPKIAPQSAPAAGGFDAVAKDDVPEFKSARERLIWAMEECGWVQAKAARFLGITTRQMHYALQKYHIEIKKL; this is encoded by the coding sequence ACGAGATCAGCAAGATCCTGGGCTCGTCCCTGGATCTCGGCAAGACGATACGGGAGGTCTTGAACGTCCTCTCTTCGCACATGCACATGTGCCGCTGCATGATCGCCCTGGTGCAGGACAGCGGCGAGGTGCACATCATCGAGGCCAGCGGCCTGAGCCAGGACGAAATCAAACGCGGCCGTTTCCAGAAAGGCGAGGGCATCATCGGCAAGGTCATCAACACCGGCTTGCCCATCGTCATCCCCAACATCGCCGAAGAACCCCGCTTCCTCAACCGCACCGCATCGCGCCCGCTCTCGGCGGACCGGGTGATCGCCTTCGTCGGCATCCCCATCAAGATTTCCGGCGCCACCATAGGCGTGCTCAGCATCGACCGCGAGATGAATGGCTACAAAGGCTCGCTGGAACACGACGTGCGCCTGCTCAAGATGGTCGCCAACCTCATCAGCCAGACGCTGAGGCTGCATCAGCATGTGGCCGAGGAACGCGAGCAGATGATGCACGAGCAGCATCGTTTGCAGAAGGAAGTCAGGCCCAAGCAAGGCCTGGTCAACGTCATCGGCCAAAGCCGTTCCATGCAGGACGTGTTCGTGGAAGTGGAACGGGCCGCGGCGGTGAATTCCACGGTCTTGCTGCGCGGCGAGAGCGGCACCGGCAAGGAGATGATCGCCAACGCCATCCATCAGCTCAGTGCGCGCAGCAACGGCCCTTTCATCCGGGTCAATTGCGCGGCCCTGTCGGAAACCCTGCTCGAATCGGAGCTGTTCGGCCACGAGAAGGGCGCGTTCACCGGCGCCACCCTGGAACGCAAGGGCCGTTTCGAACTGGCCGACGGCGGCACCCTGTTCCTCGACGAAATCGGCGAGATCTCGCCCGCATTCCAGGTGAAGCTGCTGCGCGTGCTGCAGGAGCGCGAGTTCGAGCGGGTGGGCGGCAACAAGCCGATCCAGGTCGACGTGCGCCTGATCGCCGCCACCAACCGTAACCTCGAAACGGCGGTGACCGAGGGCGAATTCCGCGCCGACCTTTATTTCCGCATCAACGTCATCTCCATCATTCTTCCTCCGCTCAGAGACCGGCGGGAAGACATACCGTCCCTGGTCGAGCATTTCCTGGAGCGCTTCAACCGGGTCAACCAGCGCCAGGTCGACCTGTCGCAGGAAGCGATGCAAATCATGACGGAGTGTTATTGGCCGGGGAATGTCCGGGAGCTGGAAAACTGCGTGGAACGGACCGCGGCCATGACCAAGGGCAAGGTCATTCAGGACATCAATCTGCCCTGCCAAAGGAATATGTGCTTCTCCATCGCGCTGCGGCCCATTACGCAAATCGCCAGCCCGGTGCCGAAAATCGCCCCCCAGTCCGCGCCGGCCGCGGGGGGATTCGATGCCGTCGCCAAAGACGACGTGCCGGAATTCAAATCCGCCCGCGAACGCCTGATCTGGGCCATGGAAGAATGCGGCTGGGTGCAGGCCAAGGCCGCGCGTTTCCTGGGCATCACCACGCGCCAGATGCACTACGCCCTGCAGAAATATCACATCGAGATCAAAAAGCTTTGA